CTGGCATTTGCTGGTCCGCCTTCTGTTAAGATGCGCGGCTCGTCGAATATCTGGATGGCATTGAGCATAACGATAATGCTAACGAACAGGATAATGGGCCTCAACATCGGGATTGTGACGTGGAAAAATTGCTGGATGGTCCCGGCTCCGTCAATCTCGGCAGCTTCGTAAAGTTCATATGGAATGCTTTGCAGCCCAGCTAAAAAGTAAATCGTAATCAAGCCGATAGATCGCCAGCCAATAACGATAATGAGTGCTACTTTGACCCATGCTCGGTCCCCTAACCAGTCGATAGGCTCCAAGCCAAGGCCGATCAATGGAACATTTAAAAGGCCGGAATTCTCATTAAGTAGGATCTGGAAAACGAGAGATGTCGCAACAGTAGATGTGACGACTGGCGTGAAGTACATAGCACGCCAGATATTTGCAAACCGGAGTGATTTGGAGTTGAGTAGTGTTGCCAGGATAAGCGCGATCGGCATCATGATGAAGACGCTCGCCGCCGTATAGATGAGGGTATTTTGCGCTGCTTGCCAAAAGATGCCATCGCTGAAGATGCGCTGGTAATTGGCGATGCCCATCCATTCGACTTCTCCAATGCCGTTCCAACGAAATAGGCTGAGCGCTAGAGCGGCCACACTA
The Phototrophicus methaneseepsis DNA segment above includes these coding regions:
- a CDS encoding carbohydrate ABC transporter permease; its protein translation is MASATTISPTGQATRRKRFSKYGSAPYIFISPFFLLFGIFFLFPSVAALALSLFRWNGIGEVEWMGIANYQRIFSDGIFWQAAQNTLIYTAASVFIMMPIALILATLLNSKSLRFANIWRAMYFTPVVTSTVATSLVFQILLNENSGLLNVPLIGLGLEPIDWLGDRAWVKVALIIVIGWRSIGLITIYFLAGLQSIPYELYEAAEIDGAGTIQQFFHVTIPMLRPIILFVSIIVMLNAIQIFDEPRILTEGGPANASLSIVQYLYERGFERLRFGFASSVGTVLFFVVFVLSFIQLRFFGAFRDEGDS